In the genome of Deinococcus yavapaiensis KR-236, one region contains:
- a CDS encoding DUF4403 family protein yields the protein MRRPLLAVASMFALASSSLAATSHLSVPVSVSYARLQTVVNENVPVVLAPMDVSQAVAGGVLGTVRFSGQVTRTSHVRVSGQEGSLVMTLPVRVNLEATYGVTRKFGGEASVSVRLTPELHSDYTVTVRAATDLAWTDPLSFELAPGVRVPVTTLVEGVVRTQLDVLARRLETEIARAADLRTRASTAWQALHQPWKLPAPEPAFAKVTVEKLAATPIKTTNDALTMNVQADFDASAWIGGNAPGAVAVPLLPDLVIREVDRTGVQLEVPIQVPYAVLSNAMTAFAARQGYPLAVPLKPTVRVHKVTVTPRGDLLNAATDVTVRALGLRVNATLDVTGRPVLDAKTGALSFTNVTVRTRPTGLTARVLGWLADRRVQDFLIRNALYDTTKDAARLLATVRSKLPFSPVPNVTLTGQVREVDVRSLRVTPSGVVLTGRVEGDVRAIVDPAARLR from the coding sequence ATGAGACGCCCTCTTCTCGCCGTCGCCTCGATGTTCGCGCTCGCTTCTTCCTCGTTGGCCGCGACGTCGCACCTCAGCGTGCCGGTTAGCGTCTCGTACGCCCGCTTGCAGACGGTCGTGAACGAGAACGTGCCCGTGGTTCTGGCGCCGATGGACGTGTCGCAAGCCGTCGCGGGCGGAGTGCTCGGCACCGTGCGCTTCTCGGGGCAAGTCACGCGCACGTCGCATGTGCGGGTGAGCGGCCAGGAGGGCAGTCTCGTGATGACGTTGCCCGTGCGCGTGAACTTGGAGGCGACGTACGGCGTCACCCGCAAGTTCGGTGGCGAGGCCAGCGTCTCCGTACGCCTCACGCCCGAGCTTCACTCCGACTACACGGTCACCGTTCGGGCCGCCACGGACCTCGCTTGGACGGACCCGCTGAGCTTCGAGCTCGCGCCCGGCGTTCGCGTGCCCGTCACGACGCTCGTCGAAGGCGTCGTACGAACCCAACTCGATGTTCTCGCGCGCCGCTTGGAGACGGAAATCGCCCGCGCTGCCGACTTGCGAACGCGGGCGAGTACCGCGTGGCAAGCGCTGCATCAACCTTGGAAGCTTCCGGCCCCGGAGCCCGCCTTCGCGAAGGTCACGGTGGAGAAACTCGCCGCGACGCCCATCAAGACGACGAACGACGCGCTCACCATGAACGTTCAAGCGGACTTCGACGCCAGCGCGTGGATCGGTGGCAACGCGCCCGGCGCGGTCGCCGTGCCCTTGCTGCCCGACCTCGTCATTCGCGAAGTCGACCGGACGGGCGTGCAACTCGAAGTGCCGATTCAAGTGCCGTACGCGGTTCTATCGAACGCCATGACCGCGTTCGCCGCTCGGCAGGGGTACCCGCTCGCCGTGCCTCTCAAGCCGACCGTTCGAGTTCACAAGGTGACGGTCACGCCAAGAGGAGACTTGCTCAACGCCGCCACGGACGTCACCGTGCGCGCCCTCGGCCTTCGAGTGAACGCCACGCTCGACGTCACCGGTCGGCCCGTGCTGGACGCGAAGACGGGCGCGCTGAGCTTCACGAACGTCACCGTGCGCACCAGGCCCACGGGCCTCACCGCCCGCGTTCTCGGATGGCTCGCGGATCGCCGCGTGCAGGACTTCCTGATTCGAAACGCTCTCTACGACACCACGAAGGACGCCGCGCGCCTCTTGGCGACCGTGCGCTCCAAGTTGCCCTTTTCGCCCGTTCCGAACGTCACATTGACAGGGCAGGTGCGCGAAGTCGACGTGAGAAGCTTGCGCGTCACCCCGAGCGGCGTCGTCTTGACGGGCCGCGTCGAAGGAGACGTGCGGGCGATCGTCGATCCGGCCGCACGACTTCGGTAA
- a CDS encoding DUF4258 domain-containing protein gives MPLRDDPTLLTLRAEIERDEKQRRKLPPPPAPKAPQKPVKPQRTADLQGVDTSDFALASAHRRLKDAVFDGDYVIKPHAIGHARAEGFLEHDIVMVLNFGRVRAVYPEDRRMLVSGYFEAHGFKLPLHVVVELHRDGRGFDVVTAFVPKHPHHIVSRQRLALMLRWDSEDVKARVVTPGNKVGYKNKGRWKRGA, from the coding sequence ATGCCCCTTCGCGACGATCCGACCCTGCTGACGCTGCGCGCCGAAATCGAACGAGACGAGAAACAGCGCCGCAAGCTCCCGCCTCCACCCGCCCCAAAGGCGCCGCAAAAGCCCGTGAAGCCGCAGCGTACCGCCGACCTTCAGGGCGTGGACACGTCGGATTTCGCGCTCGCCTCCGCGCACCGTCGTCTCAAGGACGCCGTGTTCGACGGCGATTACGTCATCAAGCCGCACGCGATCGGGCACGCGCGGGCGGAAGGCTTTTTGGAGCACGACATCGTCATGGTCCTGAATTTCGGTCGCGTGCGCGCGGTGTATCCCGAGGATCGCCGCATGCTCGTCTCCGGTTACTTCGAGGCGCACGGCTTCAAGTTGCCGTTGCACGTCGTCGTGGAGTTGCACCGTGACGGGCGGGGCTTCGACGTCGTCACGGCCTTCGTTCCGAAGCATCCTCATCACATCGTGTCGCGCCAACGCCTCGCCTTGATGCTGCGCTGGGATTCCGAAGACGTCAAAGCGCGCGTCGTGACGCCCGGCAACAA
- a CDS encoding GNAT family N-acetyltransferase — protein MIRPMQSTDTPDVLALLEWMDAQPEREVLAPEARTPHDLRLESEDKVCFVDVDEFDGVRTYCALSGFEADHLLEGPLGTGPLAPALKRVLSAAKGSVYAFCARDNIVVRDALEDARFHPMHTTDFYELRRDQAGPSPAAPGDLRIAPRVDFETYRALYRFSEDKWSSRLEWTYTNFEAHARRDDVRMLVLMRGRSAVGFAELEIGETANLTYLAVHPAERGHGYGRVLLDAAIREAFSHAEVRALRARAHDHESAAKKLYTRRGLSWRRSVVTYLRDETA, from the coding sequence ATGATTCGGCCCATGCAGTCCACGGACACGCCCGACGTCCTCGCCCTGCTCGAATGGATGGACGCTCAACCCGAGCGTGAAGTGCTGGCGCCCGAAGCGAGAACGCCGCACGACCTGAGGTTGGAGAGCGAGGACAAAGTTTGCTTCGTGGACGTTGACGAGTTCGACGGCGTACGGACGTACTGCGCCCTGAGCGGCTTCGAGGCGGACCACCTGCTCGAAGGGCCGCTCGGCACCGGCCCGCTGGCGCCCGCCCTCAAGCGAGTGTTGAGCGCCGCGAAGGGCAGCGTGTACGCTTTTTGCGCTCGCGACAACATCGTCGTGCGCGACGCGCTGGAGGACGCGCGCTTTCATCCGATGCACACCACCGACTTCTACGAACTGAGACGCGACCAGGCAGGACCCTCGCCCGCTGCGCCCGGCGACTTGAGGATCGCGCCACGCGTGGACTTCGAAACGTACCGCGCGCTCTACCGATTCAGCGAAGACAAGTGGAGTTCGCGGCTGGAGTGGACGTACACGAACTTCGAGGCGCACGCGCGGCGCGACGACGTCCGCATGCTCGTCTTGATGCGCGGGCGAAGCGCCGTCGGCTTCGCGGAACTGGAGATCGGCGAGACGGCCAACCTCACGTACCTCGCCGTTCATCCCGCCGAACGCGGACACGGCTACGGCCGCGTGTTGCTGGACGCGGCGATTCGCGAGGCGTTCTCTCACGCGGAAGTGCGGGCCCTTCGGGCGCGCGCCCATGACCACGAGTCGGCGGCGAAGAAGTTGTACACGCGCCGTGGCCTCTCGTGGCGCCGCAGCGTCGTCACGTACCTTCGTGACGAGACCGCCTGA